The nucleotide sequence GTTCGGCTGTCTACAGGACCCGGCCGGTCACCCTCGAGTGTCAGGATGGGGACGGGCAGGCTTTCTCTTAAAAGGATATCGTAGATCTGCCGGTAGCAGAACGTTTGGGTGTAGTGAATCAGCCCGTCCAGGTTTCTTTCCGAAACCGCCTGAAGGATATCGTCGATTCTCCCTTGAATGCCGTACGGGTAGGTATAAGTCAAGTACTGCCCGCAAAGATCATGATCCTGGAAGGCCGGCATACTGAATTGCCTTTGGGTCTCGTTGAAGACCACACGGGCACCTAAAGACTCGATCCGTTCATAAAAAGAGTTGAAAATGGGAGGAACCCCCAGATAGCCGAGCCTGATTTCTTCTTTCATCGGCCGCCTATTCCCCGCATCCGTTAAGAGTGCATCCAGTTCCTTCTCGTAACGGTCCAAATCCGAATAAAAATCAGAACTGCTCACGAGGAAAAGGTGGTTTTCAAATCCCGTGATCACGTTTTTTTCATAGGTCAGCCTGTCGAGCTTCCGTAGCTTTTCCCTGATGGGCATCAATCGTAATCGGATCTTTTCAACCTCCTGCCACGTTGCAGAGAGATCCCGACGCAACCGGTTCATCTGATCCATGAGGGATGCCCTGTCGCGCCGCAGTGGATACTCGAAGTGGAGAACCTCTACACCCCTTCTCTCCAGTACTTCACCGAGAGCCACCGTATTGCTGCAATCCCCACCTGTAACCGCAATGACCCTTTTGATGTCATATTCCAGGACGGCGCCGTATATTCCCTTGATCCAGGAGCAGACACTGTGGCCGAAACCGTCGGATTCGGCCCGTGAAATGAGTTTTTCCGGGTGGGAGGAGGTGATGAAGATATTATTCAAATCAAGAGGTTTTAGACCCGCGGCCAAAACGATCTCCACGGGAATGGTCGAAGTAAGGCCGACAGTCGCTTCGGAATATTGGATATCATACATGGGATTCAGGCCTCAACAAAGTGGAACTTCAGACCGGGAAGCTCCAGGCATGTCAGCTTGTTTCCATAGACGGCCCCCGTATCCAGCCCGATCTTGCTGTCGGTGACAAGAGGTTCAGAAAACGGAGTATGGCCGAAAATCACCCTCTTGCCGAAATCGTAATCGGAATAAATAAATGGCTCCCGAATCCAGATGAGATCTTCCAGATCCTGTTTTTCTAAAGGGATTCCGGGTCGAAAACCGGCATGTACGACATAATGGTCTTCCAATTCGATCCAAGGCAGTAAGGCTTTTAGGAAAGAGACGTGGTCAGGGGGAATTTCGAGTTCTTGTTTCCCTTGAATAGAGGCCCGGCGATAACTCTCAAGGGTTGAATTTCCTCCATTTATGAGGAAGGCCGTGATATTCCCCCTCTCAAGATAATCCAGGAAGATATGTTCGTGGTTTCCCATGAGACATTGAACCTTTTCAGAGACAGCCTGAAGCCTTAATATAAAATCGATAACCCCTTTTGG is from Deltaproteobacteria bacterium and encodes:
- a CDS encoding serine/threonine protein phosphatase, giving the protein MGKGKTFIVGDIHGCLGMLQRLIEKIPWEPERDRLIFLGDYVDRGEDPKGVIDFILRLQAVSEKVQCLMGNHEHIFLDYLERGNITAFLINGGNSTLESYRRASIQGKQELEIPPDHVSFLKALLPWIELEDHYVVHAGFRPGIPLEKQDLEDLIWIREPFIYSDYDFGKRVIFGHTPFSEPLVTDSKIGLDTGAVYGNKLTCLELPGLKFHFVEA
- a CDS encoding 2-hydroxyacyl-CoA dehydratase produces the protein MYDIQYSEATVGLTSTIPVEIVLAAGLKPLDLNNIFITSSHPEKLISRAESDGFGHSVCSWIKGIYGAVLEYDIKRVIAVTGGDCSNTVALGEVLERRGVEVLHFEYPLRRDRASLMDQMNRLRRDLSATWQEVEKIRLRLMPIREKLRKLDRLTYEKNVITGFENHLFLVSSSDFYSDLDRYEKELDALLTDAGNRRPMKEEIRLGYLGVPPIFNSFYERIESLGARVVFNETQRQFSMPAFQDHDLCGQYLTYTYPYGIQGRIDDILQAVSERNLDGLIHYTQTFCYRQIYDILLRESLPVPILTLEGDRPGPVDSRTALRLETFVHMLKDRKYD